Genomic segment of Nitrospirota bacterium:
CCCCAGAAGGTCTCCAGGGCCTTCAGGGCCTCCAGCCGGCGGGCGTACTCGTCCCCGGGATGGACGTTGGGGTTGTACCACAGGCCCGAAAGAGAAATGCCCTTCCCCCTTACGTGCCGGATGGGGAAAAGGGCGCAGTTGGCGCAGCAGAGGTGCATCAGGAGCCTCATGCCCTTATTATAACCGAAGACGGTCAGCCCGCTCCGGTAGCGGCGCTCACTTCCGGCCCGTGTAGGTAACCCGGTAGACGGCCCCGGCGTAATCGTCGCTTATGTAGAGCCCGCCCCGCGGCCCCTGGACGACGTCCACGGGGCGGCCCGTCTTGCCCCCGTCGGCGAGCCAGCCGCTTGCAAAGTCCTCGGGCGGCCCCGCTGGCCTGCCGTTTTTCATGCGAAAGGAGACGACCTTGTAGCCCACCGGGACGGTCCGGTTCCAGGAGCCGTGGAGGGCGACGAAGAGCCGCCCTCTGTACTCTTCCGGAAGGGAGCCGCCCGTGGCGAAGCACAGGCCCAGGGGGGCGCTGTGGGCCTGGATTGTGGCCACCGGCGGGGTGGTCTTCGGGCAGAAAGCCGCATTGTCCATCTCGGGGTCCGGCACCCTGTCGCCGTAGCAGAAGGGCCACCCGTAGTCGTTCCCCTCCTTGATGACGTTCACTTCCTCCGGGGGAAGGTCGTCGCCGAGCCAGTCCCGGCCGTTGTCCCCGCCGAAGAGCTCGCCGGTCTCCGGATGAAAGGCCAGGCCCACCGTATTTCTGAGCCCCCGGGCGATGACCTCGGCCCCCGTGCCGTCGGCGTCGGCCCTGATGACCGCGGCCCGCCTGGGGTCTTTCTCCACGCAGGCGTTACACGAGGAGCCCACGGAGACGTACATCTTTCCGTCCGGGCCGAAGACGATGGTGCGGGTGAAGTGTCTTCCCCCTCCGGGCAGGGGGAGCAGCTCCTGGCGTTTCCCCAGGTTCCTGCCTTCGGGCTCGTAGGGATAGCGGGAGACCATGTCGGTCTCGGCGACATAGAGGTATCCGCCGTGGAAGGCTATGCCGTGCGGTCTCCGGAGACCAGCGAGCACGGTCTCCGGGGCGGCGGCACCGTCGCGCTCGGGGAGGGCCACCACCTTTCCCTTCCCGGTGAGGGTAACGTAAAGGACCCCCGCGGGGTCGAAGGCCATGAAGCGGGCCCCGGGAAGCCCGCCGGAGAACATTTCCAGCCGGAACCCCGCCGGGGTCGTTATGCCCGAAAGCCGCTCGCCCCGGGGCGGGGCCGCCTCCGTGCAGGCGAAGAGGGCCAGGACGAGGGCCGCAGAGAGGACCTTCCTCACGGGGTCTCCTCCGCCGGGGTGACCACGGCCATCACCACCAGGGGCTCGCCCCTGTCGGCCCGGAACCCGTGGGGGACCATGGGGTCGCAGAGGATGCACGTCTTCTCGTCGGCCTCCCGGGACTCCTCCCCCACCAGGAAGGTGCCCCGCCCCTGCACGCAGTACATGAGCAGCCTCAGGGGGGCCTTGTGGGGCTCCAGGCTCTGCCCCGGCTCCAGGCACATGAGGGCGACGCGCATCTCGGGCTTGTCCGAGAGCATCTCCCGGGATATGCGGTCGGGGTAGAAACGTATCAATTGCTTCAGGTCGAGCGTCTCCATGCCGTTCTCCTTTCCCTCTCCGTTCTTTGGTGATGATAGCACTCCTCGGGGCGCGCGTCCATGGCCCGCCCCGTGCCGGGGCCGCCCGGAATTCCTTGCATTTTCCGGTTATTAGGAACTACTATATGTATGCTTTGTCCCTCGCCCAGAGCATAAGCACCGTGCGCGAAAGGATAGCCGAAGCCGCGGTGCGGGCCGGGCGGAGGCCCGAGGACGTGCTCCTGGTGGCGGTGAGCAAGGGCGTGGCGGTGGAGGCCATCGAGGAGGCCCTGGCGGCCGGCCTCACCGTGTTCGGGGAAAGCAAGGTGCAGGAGGCGGAGGAAAAGGCCCGGGCCCTCCGGGGCCGCAACGTGCGGTGGCACATGGTGGGCCATCTCCAGAGGAACAAGGCCGGGCCGGCCGTGAGGCTCTTCGACCTCATCCATTCGGTGGATTCGGTGCGGCTCCTGGAGGCCCTGGAAGGGCACGCGGCGGAGGCCGGCAGGAGCCAGCCCGTGCTCATTCAGGTAAACCTGGCCGGGGAGGAGAGCAAGTACGGGGTTCCGGAGGAGAAGCTCGGCCCCCTCGCGGAGGCCGCCCGGGTGCTCGAGAAGGTCAGGGTCGAGGGGCTCATGACCATACCGCCATTCGATGAGGACCCGGAGAAGTCCCGCCCCCTGTACCGGAGGCTGAGGGAGCTGGCGGAGCGGTACGGATTTCGGCACCTCTCCATGGGGATGAGCGGCGATTTCGAAGTGGCCGTCGAGGAAGGGGCCACCATGGTACGGGTGGGCACCGTCCTGTTCGGCGAGAGGCAATACGCATGATAGGCTTTATCGGCGGAGGCAACATGGCCGAGGCCCTCTTAAGGGGCATGGCCGGCAAGGGGCTCGAGGGCGTGCAGGTCTCCGAGCCCTCCGAGGAGCGGCGTCGGCACCTTGAAAGCGCCCTGGGGGTGGCGGCCTTCTATGACAACCCCCGCCTGGCGCGGACCTCGGACATCGTGCTCCTGGCCGTCAAGCCCCAGGGCATGGAAGCCGTGCTCGAGGAGATACGCGGCGCGCTCACGCCGGAGAAGACCGTGGTCTCCATCGCCGCGGGCATAACGCTCCGGTATCTGGAGGAGCGCCTGGGCACGCGGAAGCTCGTGCGGGTGATGCCCAACATGGGGGCCATGGTGGGCGAGAGCATGTCGGTCTTGTCCCTCTGCGAATGTTTCGCCGAGGGCGAGATAACGCCCGTGCGGGACATCTTCATGTCCTCCGGACGGGTGCTGGTGCTCCCGGAGAAGTACATGGACGCGGTGACGGCGCTCTCGGGGAGCGGGCCGGCCTTCCTGGCCCTCTTCGTGGAGGCCATGGCAAGGGCCGGGGAGCAGGCGGGCCTCCGGGAGAGCGACGCCCGGGAGCTTGCACTGCAGACGCTCAGGGGCACCGCGGCCCTCCTGGACAGCGGCCTTTCGCCGGAGCGTATGATAGAGATGGTGCGCTCCCCGGGGGGGACCACCGCAGCGGGGCTGGAGGTCTTCGAGAAAAGGGCCCTCCGGCTGACGGTGGCCGAGGCCCTCCAGGCGGCGGCCCGGAGGGCGGCGGAGCTGGCCCGGTAGGGACGGCAAAAAACCATGGAGGTGAGATGTTCGCATTGAGTAACTTCGTTTCCGCGGTCGCAACGGTCCTGGATATCGCGCTCAGACTTTACATGTGGGTGGTCATCATCGCGGCCATCATCACCTGGGTGAACCCCGACCCGTACAACCCCGTAGTGCGCTTCCTCTACGGCGTGACCGAGCCGGTCCTCAGGCCCATCAGGCGCCATCTCCCCATCGCCATGGGCATAGATTTTTCGCCGCTTATCGTTATTCTGGTCATAATATTCCTGCGGAGCTTCCTTGTCTCGTCGCTTTTTGAGCTGGCGGCAAGGATGAGATAACACAAAGGAGGGCAGGGGCCATGCGCATTACGCCTCTCGACATCCAGCAAAAACAGTTCCCCATCAAGATGAGGGGTTTCGACGTCGAGGAGGTGTACGCCTTCCTCGAGGTCGTCCGCGAGGAAATGGAGGAGCTTCTCCGGGAGAACGCCCATCTCAAGGAAAACGTCTACAGGATGGAAAACCAGGTCAAGCAGTACAAGGACATGGAGGTGGCGCTTCGCGAAACCCTCATCACCGCCCAGCAGATGGTGGAGGAGTACAAGCTCAATGCCCGGAAGGAGTCGGACCTCATCCTCCGGGAGGCGGAGCTCAACGCGGAGGCCATCCTGAAGGACGCCCAGGACAAGATGGTCAGAATTCACGAGGATATCGTGGACCTGAAGGGCATCCGGCGGCACTTCCGCGAGGAGATGAAGCGCCTCCTGGAGTCCCACGCGCGCATGCTGCAGTTCGACTACGAGCGCGAGGGCGAGGCCCCGGCGGAGCGCGAAGTAGCCGTGGAGGAGGAAGAGGAGTAGCCGGTGCCGTACAAGGCGGTAAAGGGCATGCAGGACATCCTGCCGCCCGACGTCTACGTCTGGCAGGCCGTGGAGGATGCGGCCCGGCGGGTCTTCAGGGCCTTCGGGTTCCACGAGATGCGCCCCCCCGTCCTGGAGTCCACGGACGTCTTTACCCGGAGCATCGGGGAGAGCACGGACATCGTGGAGAAGGAGATGTACACCTTCCAGGACAAGGGCGGGCGAAGCATCTCGCTCAGGCCCGAGGGGACGGCTTCGGTGGTGCGCGCCTACGTGGAGCATCATCTGCAGAGCGAGCCCTCTCCCCAGAAGTACTACTACATGGGCCCCATGTTCCGGTACGAGCGGCCCCAGAAGGGGCGCCTCAGGCAGTTCTACCAGCTTGGGGCCGAGGCCTTCGGGGTGGCCGAGCCCGGGATGGACGCCGAGGTCATCTCCATGGTTTGGACGTTCCTCGGGGAGGTGGGCCTGGGCTCTCTGAGCCTGGAGGTGAACTCCATCGGCTGCCGCCGGTGCCGGCCCGCCTACACGGCCGCACTGAGGGAGTATTTCTCCGAGAAGCTCCCCCTGCTGTGTCCGGACTGCCAGCGGCGCCACGAGCGTAACCCCCTGAGAATATTCGACTGCAAGGTGCCCGCGTGCGTGGAGCTCCGGAAGGGCGCTCCACGGGTCTCGGACTTCCTTTGCGGGGACTGCCGCGTCCATTTCGCCGCGCTCAGGGGATACCTCGAGGACCTGGGCATCCCCTATCGCGTAAGCCCCGAGATGGTCCGGGGGCTCGACTACTACACCCGCACCACCTTCGAGCTGACGACCGAGCGCCTGGGCGCGCAGAACGCCGTGGCCGCCGGAGGGCGGTATGACCGGCTGGTGAAGGAGTTCGGGGGACCGGACGTCCCGGCCATGGGGTTTGCCCTGGGCGTGGAGAGGCTGGTGGCCCTCATAAGGGAGGAGCGCGCCGTCTCCCCTCCCCGGCCCGAGCTTTTCGTCGCCTGCCTGGGCCAGGAGGCCTCCCGGGAGGCCCTGAAGATGGCCCAGGCACTGAGGGGCCAGGGGGTCTGGGTGGAGACGGGCTACGAGGGGGCGTCCCTCAAGAGCCAGCTCCGGCGGGCCGACAGGTTCGGGGCCGGGCTCGTCTTCATCATCGGCGAAGACGAGCTTGCCAGGGGACAGGTGGGATGGAAGGACATGGCCCGGGGGACCTCCGGGGAGGTCCCCATGGGAGAGGCTCTCCGTTTTTTCAAGGGGGAAAGAGACAAGGCACGGGTGAAGTAGGCCACCTGCTGAACGGGGGGAGGAGCCGGCGCCCCGAGGAGGCCACGATGAGCAAGGTTGCGGTGTTTGACGACGAGCCCTTCATCCTCATGATGATAGAGGACAAGCTCACCCGGGCGGGCATCGAGGTAGTCGCCTCCCGCCGGAGCGTGGGGGCCCTGGATTTACTCAAAAGGGAGCGGCCCGACCTCATCATCCTGGACTGGATGATGCCGGAGGTAAGCGGCATCGAGGTCTGCAGGCGTATCAAGTCGGACCCGGAGCTTTCGGGCATCCCCATCTTCATGCTGACGGCCCGGGCACAGGAGGAGGACATCAGGGCGGGCATGCGCTGCGGGGTGAAGAGATACCTCGCCAAACCCTTCAGCCCGAGGGCCCTCCTGGAGATTGTCCAGGACGAGCTGAGCAAGCAGCAAGGGTAGCCCGCCGCTCACCCCACCTCGTGGAGGCTGCGCACCTTGAGGGGTATGCCCAGCTCCGCGGCGAGCTCCTTGCACTTGCGCACATCCACGCCGGGGGCCTCCACCACGGTGGCGCGCACCACGGGGATGTGCTTTTTGGCCTCCCGGATGAAATCGAGCACCCCGGCGAAGGCTCCGCCGAAGACGGGGTGGCAGAGCTCCCGGTAGGTGTTTTCGTCCGGGGCGTCCAGGCTCACCGAGACCTCGTCGACGAGGCCCCTCAGCTCCGGAAGGATGTTGCGCCCGTGGATGAGGTTTCCGTGGCCGTTGGTGTTGATGCGGACGCGCCCGCCCCGCCCTTTCACCCACCGGGCCAGCTCCCTGACCAGGTCGAGCCTCATGAGGGGCTCCCCGTAGCCGCAGAAGACGACCTCGGCGTACCCGGCGGGGTCGCCTATGGCGGCCTGAAGCTCTTCCAGGGCCGGTTCCCGGCGAAGCCGGAGGTTATGGCCCTTGACGAAGTCCGAGTGGAACCGCACGCAGAAGGAGCAGCGGTTGGTGCAGCGGTTGGTGATGTTCAGGTAGAGGCTCCGCCGTATCTTGTAGACGATGGCCCCCTCCGTGGGCACCGCCGCCACCCCGAAGAGCTTCCCGGCATTGAGCGTGGTCATCCGGGCCACGTCCTCCAGGCTCACCTCCCTCAGCGCGGCCACCTCCCGCGCGGTGTGAAGAACATAGGCGGGCTCGTTGCGTTTCCCCCGCCTGGGGACGGGGGCCAGGTAGGGGGCGTCGGTCTCAAGGAGAAGGTACTCGTCGGGGATCGTCTTGACCGCTTCCCTGAGCTCATGGGCCCTGGGAAAGGTGACCGGCCCGGCCACCGAGACGTAAAGCCCCAGGGCCGCGGCTGTCCTGAGCAGCTCGCGGTCTCCGGAGAAGCAGTGAAGCACCCCCTTTGTGACGCCCGCCTCCCTGAGGATGCCGACGGTGTCCTGCGTGGCCTCCCGTGAATGGATGACCGCGGGAAGCCCCGCCTCCCGGGCCAGGGCGAGGTGCGCCCTGAAGACCTCCCGCTGGACCTCCCGGGGGGAGTGCTCGTAGTGGTAGTCCAGGCCGGTCTCCCCCACGGCGACGACCTTTTCCCGGCCGAGCCACGCCCTGAGCTCTTCACGGAGGGCGGGAGTGAACAGTTGCGCGTCGTGGGGATGGATGCCCACCGCGGCGTAAACTCCCTCGTGGGCCAGGGCCAGGGCCAGGGCCTTCCGGTTGCTTTCGGGGTCGGAGCCCACGGTAATCATGGCGGCCAGGCCGGCCTCCCGGGCCCGCTCGATGACCGCGTCCCTGTCCTTGTCGAACCGTGCCATCTCCAGGTGGCAGTGGGTGTCCACAAGGGGCGGGATGTCAGCCGGGACGCCCTTTTCTTCCGTTCGTTCCTTCATTTCTTTCTTTGGTGCGGCTCAGGCGCCGCGGTGGACTCGCTTGCCCCGCCTGAGGCGGCACGGGGAGGGGCATCAGGCACCGAACTTCTTGAGCCTCCCGGCGTTTGCCAACAGAAGGGGCATGAGCCCGACGGACCGGAAAATGCCCAGCTCGCCCCGGAGGCACTCCCGCTCCGAGAAGCCCTGCGAGAGCGCTCCGAGCACGTAGGGGGCCTTGATGAGGACGGGCACGGGGTGCCAACTGTGGGAGCGGAGCGCCGAAGGGGTGGAGTGGTCCCCCGTGATGGTCGCCACGTCGAACCCCAGCTCCAGGAGCTTGGGCAGAAAGCGGTCCACTTCCTCTATCTTGCGCTTCTTGGCCTCGAAATTGCCGTCCTCGCCGTAGGAGTCCACCTTCTTGACGTGGAAGAAGAAGAAATCATACTTGCCGTAGTTCCCCCTGAGGACGTCGAACTCCTCCCTCAGGTCGCCGGTGAGGTCCGGGGCGCGCATCCCCACGAGCTTGGCCACTCCCCGGTACATGGGATAGGCCGCTATGGCCAGGGCCCTCAGGCCGTACGCCTCCTCGAAAGAGGGCATGTCCGGAAGCTGGGAGAACCCGCGGAGGAGCAGGTAGTTGGCCTTTTCCTCCTCCTTGAGGACCTGGGCGGCCTCTTCAAGAACCTTCCGGGCCACCCCGGCGACCCTCTCGGCCTCTGGTGTCTCGGCCTCGATGGGCAGGGGTTCCTTGCCGGTCTCCTGGGGGTCGGTGTCCTCTATGCTCTGTGAGCCCGGAGGCATCTTCCCGGGGAACCTGAGCCTTATGGCCAATCTGTGCTCCATACCCTGGACGAAGGTGACCTCCACCCCGTCGACCTCCCGCACCCTCTGCTGAAGACGGGCGGTGAGCTTCTTGCCCTCCTCGGTGGGTATCCGGCCGGCGCGCCGGTCCTCTATGAGCCCGTCGCGCATGGTGGCGTAGTTGCCCCGGATGGCGATGTCGGTGTCCTTTATCTCCATGTCGAGCCCCAGGGCCTCCAGGATGCCCCTGCCTATCTGGTAAACCTGGGGGTCGTACCCGAAGAGCCCCAGGTGGCCCGGTCCGCTCCCCGGGGTGATGGCAGGCTTGACCGGCACGTGCAGGCCGCAGGCCCCCTCCCGGGCCAGGGCGTCCATGTGGGGGGTCTCGGCCGCCTCCAGCTCGGTCTTGCCCTTGTCCGGCCCCTCCGGGGCCGGCAACCCGCCCAGGCCGTCCATGACGAGCATGAGTATCTTGGAGGAATTCCTGACGACAAGGGGCCGGATAAGATCCTGCATGGAGGAAATATTAACCGAACAGAGGGGCATTTGCAAGGCGGAGCCGGGGAGGCCTCCCTGCCCGGACGGGGAGGTTGACAAAGGGGAGGGCGCTCCTGTACAATTGCGATTGAGTTTCAGTTACATATCGAGGGGAGGCTTTTTTCCGGCATGGGATGTCATGGTTCGCAGGCGACGGAGGTGCGCGATGCCCAGGGCGTGGGCCGGGTGGTCCTGGTGGGTAACCCCAACGTGGGCAAGAGCGTGCTTTTCGGGCTTCTGACGGGCAAGTATACCACGGTCTCCAACTACCCCGGCACCACGGTCGAGGTATCCCAGGGCAGCGCGACCATAGAGGGCGGGAAGTTTCTGCTGGTGGACACGCCGGGGGTCAACAGCCTCCTGCCCATGAGCGAGGACGAGCAGGTCACCCGGGACATCCTTTTGAGGGAGAGGCCTGCCAAGGTGGTGCAGGTGGGCGACTCCAAGAACCTCAGGCGCACGCTCTATCTCACCCTGCAGCTTGCCGAGATGGGACTTCCCGTCGTCCTCGACCTCAATATGGAGGACGAGGCCAGGGACAGGGGCATAACCATAGACGTAAAAAAGCTCCGCTCGCTTTTGGGCACGGAGGTGGTAAGCACCGTGGCCTCCGAGCGCCGGGGCCTCCGGGGCCTCCGGGCGGCCATCACCTCCGCGGAGACCGCGGCCCCGGTCCTGCCGGTACGGTATCATCCCTTAATCGAAGAGTACATCGAAAGGGTGGCCGCCCTTCTGCCCCGGGGAGGGGTATCGCGCCGGAGCTTGGCCGCCATGATAGTCTCCGGGGACGAGTCGCTGGCCCCATGGCTCACCGGAGAGCTGGAGCCCGCCCGCGTGCAGGAGGTGGAGGCCCTGGCCGACGAGTGCCGCCGCAGGTTCGCCGGCTCGGTGGGGCTGTCCGTCAACGAGGCCCGCATGAAGCTCGCCGGCGAGCTGGCCGGGCAGGTCATCAGCAAGGCCCCGGGCGCCAAGGGCTCGGTGGCCGCCTTCATCGGGAGGATGAGCATGCATCCCGTCTGGGGGATACCCCTCCTCCTTGCGGTTCTCTACGCCCTGTATCTCTTCGTCGGGGTGCTGGGCGCCGGTACGCTGGTGGACTTCATGGAGAATATCGTTTTCGGCCGGCACCTTAACCCCATGTTCGCCAAGGTCGTCGATACGCTCGTTCCCCTGCAATTCTTCCGGGACATGCTGGTCGGGCGCTACGGGATAATCACCATGGCCCTTACCTATGCCATCGCCATAATCCTGCCCATCACGACCACTTTTTTCATCGCCTTCTCCATTCTGGAGGACTCGGGCTACCTGCCCCGGCTGGCCGTCATGAGCAACAGGATATTCAACGTCATGGGCCTCTCGGGCAAGGCGGTCCTCCCCATGGTCCTGGGGCTGGGGTGCGGGACCATGGCGGTCATGACCACCCGCATCCTGGAGACCAGGCGCGAGAGGGTCATCGCCACCTTCCTCCTGGCCCTGGCCGTACCGTGCTCGGCCCAGTTGGGCGTTATCATGGGCATCATGGGCAGCCTCTCGGGCAGGGCCCTGTCCATCTGGATACTCACGGTGCTGGGCATACTGCTGCTGAGCGGTTTTCTCGCTTCCAAGCTGGTGCGGGGCAGCGAGCCGGAGTTCTTTCTCGAACTGCCCCCCATACGGATGCCCACGCTGGCCAACGTCATGGTCAAGACCGGCAACCGGGCCATCTGGTATCTGAAGGAGGCCGTTCCCCTTTTCATCTACGGCACCCTGGCCCTTTTCCTTCTGGACAAGCTCCACATGCTGGGGGCCATAGAGCGTTTCCTTTCCCCCGTGGTCACCGGCGTGCTGGGGCTTCCGCAGAGCGCCACCGAGGCGTTTCTCATCGGGTTTTTCAGGCGGGACTACGGTGCGGCAGGCCTGTACGCCCTGTCCTCGAAGGGCATGCTCACCCCGGTGCAGACGCTGGTGAGCCTGGTGACGCTTACCCTGTTCGTGCCGTGCCTTGCCCATCTTCTGATGATGATAAAGGAACGGGGAATGAGGCTCTCGCTGGCCATATTCTTCGCCATCATCCCCATTGCGGTGGCCGTGGGCGGGGTGCTCAACTGGGTTCTGAGGACCTTTGACATCAACCTTCTTTAAGGAGGAAAAATGACGGACGACAAGCCCACCAGGATAATGCCCGACGAGGCCACGGCCCAGGGCCTCTACGAGGACGAGGTGCTGGAGACCGTATGGCTCATCCGGGAGAGGCAGCCGTCGGTGGACTTCGAGGAGCTCCTCAAGGAGATGGGCAACGAGGAGGGCCTCCGCCGGATGCAGAAGAGAGGCCTCATCCAGATACAGGAGGGCAAGGTCATCCTCACCGAGGACGGGGAGCGCCGCGCCCGCGACATCACCCGGAGGCACCGGCTGGCGGAGCGGCTTTTCCATGACGTCCTGGACGTCAAGGACTTCGAGCCCGAGGCCTGCCGGCTGGAGCACGCCATCAGCCCCGAGGTGGAAGAGGCCATCTGCACCCTTCTCGGGCACCCCCCGGTCTGCCCCCACGGAAAACCCATCCCCCGGGGGAAGTGCTGCACCGTGTACGCGCGGAAGGTCAAGCCCCTGGTCAGCAGCCTGAAGGACCTGCAAGTGGGCGCCCGGGCCCGGGTGATGTTCATCAACGTGCCGGCCATGGACCGCTTGGCCTCCCTGGGGCTTGTGCCGGGTTCCGTCATCGTCCTTCACCAGCGGAAGCCCTCCTTCGTGATTGACATCGACGAGACCACCATCGCTCTGGACGAGGAGATTGCCAGGGGCATCTTCGTGAAGCAGGCGGAGGAGCAGTAGCTTGATGAGCAAACGGATTTGGTGTATCATGTTTCCCTCCGGGGGGCGTAAGGACGCGCCCCGTGCCAGGGGCGACCCGGGCGGCGGGGGAGCGGGAACGTGATGGGTGTCGAGAGCAAGATTGAGTATTTCAGGGATTTCATCCACGCCAAGGGCCTGAGGTACACCCCCGAGAGGGAGGCCATCGCCAGGGAGGTCTTCCGCAGGAAGGGGCACTTCGACCCGGAGGAGCTGCACCAGGCCCTCCGGCGGGAGGGACACAAGGTCTCCCGGGCCTCCGTCTACAGGACCCTTCCCCTCATGATGGAGGCGGGCATCCTCGAGCAGGTGGAGATGACCGACAAGCACGCCCACTATGAGCGGGTCATGGGGAGGGAGCATCACGACCACATGCTCTGTGTCTCCTGCGGGCGGGTCATCGAATTCTATTCGGAGGAGATGGAGAAGCTCCAGGAGCGGCTCTGCGAGGAGGAGGGCTTCCAGGGCGCCTCCCATACCCTGGAGATAAAGGGCTACTGCAGCAGGTGCAGAAAGAAGGCCCCCCGCCCGGTGTAAAAGGGCGCGGCATCCCGGGCGTCCCCCTCTCCGTCGGCGAGCAAGGCGGCTTCTGCACGACCGAAAGCCGGCAGGCTTTACAATCCCGAAAGGCCCGTGGTAGATTGCACTATGAAATACGGCGAACGTGCGATAAAAAAAGCAAAACTTGAGCTCTGGGACAACCCCGCCCCCGACAGGGACTACGAGATAGACATGAGCTTCCCGGAGTTCACCTGCCTGTGCCCCCGCTCGGGATATCCCGATTTCGCCACCATCGGGATAAACTACGTGCCCGACCGAAAGGTCGTGGAACTGA
This window contains:
- a CDS encoding sorbosone dehydrogenase family protein, with the translated sequence MRKVLSAALVLALFACTEAAPPRGERLSGITTPAGFRLEMFSGGLPGARFMAFDPAGVLYVTLTGKGKVVALPERDGAAAPETVLAGLRRPHGIAFHGGYLYVAETDMVSRYPYEPEGRNLGKRQELLPLPGGGRHFTRTIVFGPDGKMYVSVGSSCNACVEKDPRRAAVIRADADGTGAEVIARGLRNTVGLAFHPETGELFGGDNGRDWLGDDLPPEEVNVIKEGNDYGWPFCYGDRVPDPEMDNAAFCPKTTPPVATIQAHSAPLGLCFATGGSLPEEYRGRLFVALHGSWNRTVPVGYKVVSFRMKNGRPAGPPEDFASGWLADGGKTGRPVDVVQGPRGGLYISDDYAGAVYRVTYTGRK
- a CDS encoding cupin domain-containing protein, translated to METLDLKQLIRFYPDRISREMLSDKPEMRVALMCLEPGQSLEPHKAPLRLLMYCVQGRGTFLVGEESREADEKTCILCDPMVPHGFRADRGEPLVVMAVVTPAEETP
- a CDS encoding YggS family pyridoxal phosphate-dependent enzyme, with the protein product MYALSLAQSISTVRERIAEAAVRAGRRPEDVLLVAVSKGVAVEAIEEALAAGLTVFGESKVQEAEEKARALRGRNVRWHMVGHLQRNKAGPAVRLFDLIHSVDSVRLLEALEGHAAEAGRSQPVLIQVNLAGEESKYGVPEEKLGPLAEAARVLEKVRVEGLMTIPPFDEDPEKSRPLYRRLRELAERYGFRHLSMGMSGDFEVAVEEGATMVRVGTVLFGERQYA
- the proC gene encoding pyrroline-5-carboxylate reductase — protein: MIGFIGGGNMAEALLRGMAGKGLEGVQVSEPSEERRRHLESALGVAAFYDNPRLARTSDIVLLAVKPQGMEAVLEEIRGALTPEKTVVSIAAGITLRYLEERLGTRKLVRVMPNMGAMVGESMSVLSLCECFAEGEITPVRDIFMSSGRVLVLPEKYMDAVTALSGSGPAFLALFVEAMARAGEQAGLRESDARELALQTLRGTAALLDSGLSPERMIEMVRSPGGTTAAGLEVFEKRALRLTVAEALQAAARRAAELAR
- a CDS encoding YggT family protein, producing MFALSNFVSAVATVLDIALRLYMWVVIIAAIITWVNPDPYNPVVRFLYGVTEPVLRPIRRHLPIAMGIDFSPLIVILVIIFLRSFLVSSLFELAARMR
- a CDS encoding DivIVA domain-containing protein, whose product is MRITPLDIQQKQFPIKMRGFDVEEVYAFLEVVREEMEELLRENAHLKENVYRMENQVKQYKDMEVALRETLITAQQMVEEYKLNARKESDLILREAELNAEAILKDAQDKMVRIHEDIVDLKGIRRHFREEMKRLLESHARMLQFDYEREGEAPAEREVAVEEEEE
- the hisS gene encoding histidine--tRNA ligase, encoding MPYKAVKGMQDILPPDVYVWQAVEDAARRVFRAFGFHEMRPPVLESTDVFTRSIGESTDIVEKEMYTFQDKGGRSISLRPEGTASVVRAYVEHHLQSEPSPQKYYYMGPMFRYERPQKGRLRQFYQLGAEAFGVAEPGMDAEVISMVWTFLGEVGLGSLSLEVNSIGCRRCRPAYTAALREYFSEKLPLLCPDCQRRHERNPLRIFDCKVPACVELRKGAPRVSDFLCGDCRVHFAALRGYLEDLGIPYRVSPEMVRGLDYYTRTTFELTTERLGAQNAVAAGGRYDRLVKEFGGPDVPAMGFALGVERLVALIREERAVSPPRPELFVACLGQEASREALKMAQALRGQGVWVETGYEGASLKSQLRRADRFGAGLVFIIGEDELARGQVGWKDMARGTSGEVPMGEALRFFKGERDKARVK
- a CDS encoding response regulator — its product is MSKVAVFDDEPFILMMIEDKLTRAGIEVVASRRSVGALDLLKRERPDLIILDWMMPEVSGIEVCRRIKSDPELSGIPIFMLTARAQEEDIRAGMRCGVKRYLAKPFSPRALLEIVQDELSKQQG
- a CDS encoding YchF/TatD family DNA exonuclease, whose protein sequence is MKERTEEKGVPADIPPLVDTHCHLEMARFDKDRDAVIERAREAGLAAMITVGSDPESNRKALALALAHEGVYAAVGIHPHDAQLFTPALREELRAWLGREKVVAVGETGLDYHYEHSPREVQREVFRAHLALAREAGLPAVIHSREATQDTVGILREAGVTKGVLHCFSGDRELLRTAAALGLYVSVAGPVTFPRAHELREAVKTIPDEYLLLETDAPYLAPVPRRGKRNEPAYVLHTAREVAALREVSLEDVARMTTLNAGKLFGVAAVPTEGAIVYKIRRSLYLNITNRCTNRCSFCVRFHSDFVKGHNLRLRREPALEELQAAIGDPAGYAEVVFCGYGEPLMRLDLVRELARWVKGRGGRVRINTNGHGNLIHGRNILPELRGLVDEVSVSLDAPDENTYRELCHPVFGGAFAGVLDFIREAKKHIPVVRATVVEAPGVDVRKCKELAAELGIPLKVRSLHEVG
- a CDS encoding 2,3-bisphosphoglycerate-independent phosphoglycerate mutase, yielding MQDLIRPLVVRNSSKILMLVMDGLGGLPAPEGPDKGKTELEAAETPHMDALAREGACGLHVPVKPAITPGSGPGHLGLFGYDPQVYQIGRGILEALGLDMEIKDTDIAIRGNYATMRDGLIEDRRAGRIPTEEGKKLTARLQQRVREVDGVEVTFVQGMEHRLAIRLRFPGKMPPGSQSIEDTDPQETGKEPLPIEAETPEAERVAGVARKVLEEAAQVLKEEEKANYLLLRGFSQLPDMPSFEEAYGLRALAIAAYPMYRGVAKLVGMRAPDLTGDLREEFDVLRGNYGKYDFFFFHVKKVDSYGEDGNFEAKKRKIEEVDRFLPKLLELGFDVATITGDHSTPSALRSHSWHPVPVLIKAPYVLGALSQGFSERECLRGELGIFRSVGLMPLLLANAGRLKKFGA